Genomic window (Candidatus Obscuribacterales bacterium):
CCACACTTTCGTGGGGGGCTCAGGGGCGATCGCCCTCCTGGGGTCTAATCATCACACCGGTGTGGAAGCCCTGCTCATCGACGGATCCTCGCGGCTATGGGGATGGTGCCCCAGGGAGCCTGTAACAATTGTCTTGTTTGTGCTGACTATGACGACGGCTGCCATCCTATTCATGCTCAAATTAAGATGAGACATCTATCACGATCCGTCGCAGTTTTTTTCCCAGGGCCGCAGGCTTAGGGGCGACGGGATCATCGGGTTTCGTTTCAGGGTCATCTTCAAGACATCTGCCTCTGTCTCTACCTATGACTACAACTCAGCAGCGGATTTCGGTCTGGAGTGGGCGCAGTCTAGGTCTGATCCTAGCGCTGGCGATCGCCTACTGGGGTGCGGGTCAGTTGGTTTTTCGGTTCATCTCGCTACCGGGCGGTATTACGCCGGTTTGGCCTTCCTCGGGCATTGGGCTAGCAGCGGTCTTTCTCTTTGGCTGGCGGGTGGCACCGGGGATTGCCTTGGGCGTGATCATGCTCCTCACTCACACCCAGGATGTCAGTCCGCTGGTGATTCTGGTGCAGGGGGCGATCGCTCTGGGATCATCCCTAGAGGCTGGTTTGGCCGCTCAGGTAATGCGGCGGCTGATTCCTTCCCAAACTCCCCTAACGCGATCGCGGGACGCGTTTCGGTTTGTGGTGATTGTCTTTGCAGCTCCGGTGATCGGGGCCACCATGGGTACGGCCAGCAGTTGCTTGGCTGGACTGAACCCTTGGTCTGATTTTTTGGCGATTTGGGGAAGTTGGTGGATCTCCAATGCCTTCGGGATGTTAATTGTGGCTCCCACCTTAATCAGTTGGTATGTCCAGTTTCCCCGCGATCGCCAGTTGGCCAACCTGCCGCCGCTAAGAACCGATCGCCTGCTGGAAGGATTTGCCATGCTGACGATGGCGGCGGCGGTGAGCTACATCGTGTTCCAGTTTTCCTTGCCTGTGGAATACGTGCTGATCCCCATTTTGATTTGGACGACATTTCGCTTAGGACTGGCGATCGCCACGGGGTTGGTGATTGTCATTTCAGGGATTGCGATCGCGGGCACGGCGAATGGTCTGGGCCCCTTTGTGCAAGCGTTGCGACCCCAGTGGCTGTCGCTGCTCTTGCTCCAGGCCTTCATCGGTGTGGTCACCTTGACGGTGTTGGTGTTGTCGGCGGTGATTGCGGAGCGCCAAGCGGCTAACTACCAACGTATCCAGGCCAATCAGTCCTTGGCCGCGATGGCGGAGGATCTGAAGATTGCGAACCAGGCGCTAGCGCAGGCGAATGGTGTGTTGGAAAATCGGGTGGAACAGCGTACCCAAGATTTATATTTTTCAGAAGACAAGTTTGCCAAGGTGTTTGGTGCCAGCCCCAACCCAATTATCATCAGTCGGCTCATGGATGGCGTAATTTTAGACGTCAACGCCAGTTTTCTGGATCTGTCGGGCTATGAACGCTCCAAGATTGTGGGGCACAGTGCTCTAGATCTGGGCATCTGGGTTGATCCTGAGCTGCGATCGCGCTTGGTGGAGCAACTTCAGCAATGGGGCGCAACCCGTGACTACGAAGCCGAATTTCGCATTGCGTCCGGTGCGGTGCGCTATGGGCTGCTGTCGGCAGAAATTATCACCCTAGATGGGCAAAGCTGTCTGCTTACCTTGGTGAATGATATTACCGAGCGCAAACAGGCTGAGCTAGCTCTGCGCTTGGAGCAGGAAAAATCGGAACGCCTGCTGTTGAATATCCTGCCCCAGTCCATTGCCGATCGCCTCAAGCAAAACCCGTCCAATAATCGCATTTCTGGGGCAGCGATCGCTGAGCACTACGACGAGGTCACGATCCTGTTTGCCGATATCGTGGGCTTTACCCAACTATCGTCGCATCTACCGCCTATGGAGTTGGTGAACCTGCTCAACAGTATTTTTTCCAGCTTCGACCAGCTTGCAGAACAGTTGGGGCTCGAAAAAATTAAAACCATTGGCGATGCTTATATGGTGGCGGCGGGGTTGCCCAATCCCCGTCCTGACCATGCGGAAGCGATCGCCGATATGGCCTTGGAAATGACGGCTGCCATGCAGCGCTTTGAGCAAGACCTTCAGTTTGACCTCAAGCTACGGATTGGCATCAACAGCGGCATTGTGGTCGCCGGTGTGATTGGGCAAAAGAAGTTTATTTATGACCTTTGGGGCGATGCGGTCAACATTGCCAGCCGCATGGAGTCGTTGGGAGAACCCGGCGGCATTCAAGTTACCCAAGCTACCCGCGATCGCCTTGCCCCTCTTTATGACCTGCGTGATCGGGGCGCGATCGCCGTGAAAGGCAAGGGCACCATGCAAACCTATTGGTTGGTGGGTCGAAAAGCGATCGCCCCGGTGACGGTCTAGCAGCTAAGTGTGAACAAAACCGTTATGCCAATTGCCAATTCTTGGATTGCCCGCTGCATGTTGTCTTCACCCTAAATCCCTCTTCCAGAGGGTTACTGTTTATATACATCTCGGCCTTCACCCCCTCAGTTCCTCTCTCAAAAAAAATAGGTGAGGAGGAGACCAGGCAAGGCTTTCCGGCTCCCCTTCTCCCGTCCTGGGAGAAGGGGTTGGGGGATGAGGGTAAAGCCAGTACAGGAAGGTTTTTAGGGCTTATGTATACACAGTAGCCCAGAGGGCGAGGGACTTTGAGACGTCTTAAAGGATGTAGCGCCTGAAGAATTGATATTATTCGCCTTCCACCTGAGCGCGGTATTCTTCCACCGACATGGCTTCATCCAGGTCTTCTGGGTTATCAAGTTTGACCTTGATCAGCCAGCCATCGCCGTAGGGATCATCAGCAATTTGTTCAGGGGCTTCTAGCATGGCCTCATTGCGCTCAATCACCGTGCCGGAAATGGGTGAGTGGAGATCTTCGACGGCCTTAACCGATTCAATGGTGCCAAAGGTTTCCCCTTTTTCAACAGCGCTGTCCACATCTGGTAGTTCTAAAAAGACAATGTCGCCCATTTGGTCAACGGCAAAGGCCGTGATGCCAATGGTGATTAGGTCATCGTCAACCCGCGCATATTCATGGGTGTCCAGATATTTCAAATCTTCGGGATAGTCCAGCGCCATACCTGTCCTCTCTATGTTTGCGTCGCCGTTCAAATTACACCACAATCTGCCCGTCACTGGGGCCATAGCGGTCTACATGACCTGTAATGCACCTTCAGGTTTATACAGCAGACTCCGCTGTCTCCCGGTATGGT
Coding sequences:
- a CDS encoding adenylate/guanylate cyclase domain-containing protein: MTTTQQRISVWSGRSLGLILALAIAYWGAGQLVFRFISLPGGITPVWPSSGIGLAAVFLFGWRVAPGIALGVIMLLTHTQDVSPLVILVQGAIALGSSLEAGLAAQVMRRLIPSQTPLTRSRDAFRFVVIVFAAPVIGATMGTASSCLAGLNPWSDFLAIWGSWWISNAFGMLIVAPTLISWYVQFPRDRQLANLPPLRTDRLLEGFAMLTMAAAVSYIVFQFSLPVEYVLIPILIWTTFRLGLAIATGLVIVISGIAIAGTANGLGPFVQALRPQWLSLLLLQAFIGVVTLTVLVLSAVIAERQAANYQRIQANQSLAAMAEDLKIANQALAQANGVLENRVEQRTQDLYFSEDKFAKVFGASPNPIIISRLMDGVILDVNASFLDLSGYERSKIVGHSALDLGIWVDPELRSRLVEQLQQWGATRDYEAEFRIASGAVRYGLLSAEIITLDGQSCLLTLVNDITERKQAELALRLEQEKSERLLLNILPQSIADRLKQNPSNNRISGAAIAEHYDEVTILFADIVGFTQLSSHLPPMELVNLLNSIFSSFDQLAEQLGLEKIKTIGDAYMVAAGLPNPRPDHAEAIADMALEMTAAMQRFEQDLQFDLKLRIGINSGIVVAGVIGQKKFIYDLWGDAVNIASRMESLGEPGGIQVTQATRDRLAPLYDLRDRGAIAVKGKGTMQTYWLVGRKAIAPVTV
- the gcvH gene encoding glycine cleavage system protein GcvH; its protein translation is MALDYPEDLKYLDTHEYARVDDDLITIGITAFAVDQMGDIVFLELPDVDSAVEKGETFGTIESVKAVEDLHSPISGTVIERNEAMLEAPEQIADDPYGDGWLIKVKLDNPEDLDEAMSVEEYRAQVEGE